A portion of the Acidisarcina polymorpha genome contains these proteins:
- a CDS encoding alkaline phosphatase family protein — protein sequence MKKSLAVLSLVAACSTSGAFAQAPGTGPVKRVLLVSVDGMHAVDYYNCIRGISTVNDGKSYCPALAGLNSTAINYAAASTSKPSDSFPGLISIVTGGTSRYAGVYYDVAYDRSLDAPAKTTGNGLAAGPCTPGGTPTGTTTEYEEGIDIDQTKLNGGAPGASLTDGGIASIDPAKLVRDPANGCAPVFPWKFVRTNTIFSVIHQAGGYAAWSDKHPAYSAVSAGNGPGTLDDFYAPEINSNVVPLPGVVTPTGLSCVTVPDPGSDTTAWTNSFQNIQCYDTLKVKAILNEIDGKSHLGTATTQVPTIFGMNFQAVSVGQKLVEKSNGVTGGYLDAIGTPSPALLSEIKFVDASIGEWINELKAKGLYDSTLIVITAKHGQSPIDPSRYIPQLNVGTSPATLLSNAGFIPNSESTNNPTGIGPTEDDVSLLWLKDSADTDAAVKILEDNAGPTGVALGQIYYGPSLALNFNRPTVDPRTPDIIVTPNVGVTYSGSTKKLSEHGGFNHDDTNVILLVSNPAFKGNTIFSEVTTSQVAPTILSALGLDPNALAAVRVEHTQALPGLPPLF from the coding sequence ATGAAGAAGTCTCTGGCAGTCCTTTCCCTAGTAGCCGCCTGCTCGACCAGCGGCGCTTTTGCACAAGCTCCTGGTACAGGACCTGTGAAACGCGTTCTCTTGGTCAGCGTTGACGGCATGCACGCAGTCGATTACTACAATTGCATTCGCGGCATCAGCACGGTGAATGATGGCAAGTCCTATTGCCCGGCGCTGGCCGGCCTCAACAGCACGGCAATCAATTACGCAGCCGCCTCAACTTCCAAGCCATCGGATTCGTTTCCAGGCTTGATCAGCATCGTCACCGGCGGGACCTCGCGCTATGCCGGTGTCTACTATGACGTCGCGTACGATCGTTCGCTCGACGCTCCTGCCAAGACGACCGGAAATGGTCTAGCCGCGGGTCCATGCACTCCTGGTGGAACTCCGACCGGCACCACCACCGAATATGAAGAAGGCATCGACATCGATCAGACAAAACTCAACGGTGGAGCGCCGGGGGCGTCACTGACCGACGGCGGAATCGCCTCGATCGATCCCGCCAAACTGGTCCGCGACCCAGCCAACGGTTGCGCCCCGGTCTTTCCCTGGAAGTTTGTTCGCACCAACACCATTTTTAGTGTTATTCACCAGGCTGGCGGGTACGCCGCGTGGTCCGATAAGCACCCTGCTTACTCCGCAGTGTCTGCCGGTAATGGTCCGGGAACCCTCGACGACTTTTACGCTCCGGAAATTAATTCGAACGTTGTGCCGCTTCCTGGCGTTGTGACCCCGACGGGGCTTTCCTGTGTAACTGTTCCCGATCCCGGCTCTGATACAACTGCCTGGACCAACAGCTTCCAGAACATTCAGTGCTACGACACCTTGAAGGTCAAAGCGATCCTCAATGAAATCGATGGCAAGTCTCACCTTGGCACCGCCACGACCCAGGTACCCACCATCTTCGGCATGAACTTCCAGGCGGTCAGCGTTGGCCAGAAGCTCGTTGAGAAGAGCAACGGTGTTACCGGCGGGTATCTGGATGCGATCGGAACTCCCAGTCCAGCGCTGCTGAGCGAAATCAAGTTCGTGGACGCTTCGATCGGAGAATGGATCAACGAATTGAAGGCCAAGGGGCTCTATGACTCGACCTTGATCGTCATTACCGCCAAACACGGTCAGTCGCCCATCGATCCCAGCCGTTATATCCCCCAGCTGAATGTGGGTACTTCACCGGCGACCTTACTTTCGAACGCGGGCTTTATTCCCAACTCCGAGTCGACCAACAACCCCACCGGCATCGGCCCAACGGAAGATGACGTTTCGCTGCTCTGGTTGAAGGATTCCGCCGACACCGACGCGGCCGTCAAGATTCTCGAAGACAACGCTGGCCCCACCGGCGTCGCTCTGGGTCAGATCTACTATGGACCGAGCTTGGCCTTGAACTTCAACCGGCCGACCGTCGATCCCCGGACTCCGGACATTATCGTGACGCCGAATGTGGGCGTGACGTATTCCGGCAGCACTAAGAAACTGTCTGAGCATGGCGGATTCAACCACGACGATACCAACGTCATTCTGCTGGTCTCGAACCCCGCCTTCAAGGGCAACACCATCTTCTCCGAAGTCACCACCTCGCAGGTTGCGCCCACGATCCTAAGTGCGCTTGGACTTGATCCAAACGCTTTGGCCGCGGTTCGAGTCGAGCATACCCAGGCCCTGCCTGGACTTCCTCCACTCTTCTAA
- a CDS encoding ABC-F family ATP-binding cassette domain-containing protein, translated as MLQLSGAGKRFGTKLLFENVNWLITPDERTALVGANGTGKSTLMKILAGNDSHEGGLDYGVMHVTKGMSIGYLPQDGLSLSGRTVFEECLSVFDELRAMETELEGLYAALAELDPESAEYQTAADRFSEIDSRFSANDGYALDVKVGTVLSGLGFSKEDWQRRTEEFSGGWQMRIALAKLLLQKPDLLLLDEPTNHLDLETRNWLEDYLRTYPKGFILISHDRYFLDVTVNKIIEIWNKNIHVYHGNYEKYLTQKAERRAQLENAYKNQRDQIEHLEAFISRFRYQATKAKQVQSRIKELEKIERIEIPEDEPVIHFTFPQPPPSGRTVVEVNHLSKDYGPKQVLKDVSFTIDRGDRIALVGANGAGKSTLIRMLSAQEGPTSGSIKLGHNVLAEYFAQDQYKVLNPEARMLDDISGTAPKIAQTELRSLLGCFLFSGDDAFKKLGVLSGGERNRYALARILVSPANFLLLDEPTNHLDLRAKDVLLEAVSSFTGTVIFVSHDRYFIDRVATRVFEVEGGHVHVYPGNYEDYLYRKENGQAMSGALPSSNGFKPPAAVIAPPPVPEPVKEAKDVKRVNPIKLKQMQDRFWFLEEEIPRLESSISTTETALGSFTTSEETHRLSRELEALRAQHAALSSEWEELMVQLEEQSAVL; from the coding sequence ATGCTGCAACTTTCTGGCGCCGGCAAGCGCTTTGGCACCAAATTGCTTTTTGAGAACGTCAACTGGCTGATCACGCCGGATGAGCGGACCGCTCTGGTCGGCGCGAACGGCACCGGCAAATCGACGTTGATGAAGATCCTTGCCGGAAACGATTCTCACGAGGGCGGCCTCGATTACGGGGTCATGCATGTCACCAAGGGGATGTCGATCGGCTACCTGCCGCAGGACGGCCTTTCACTCTCCGGCCGCACCGTTTTTGAGGAATGCCTCTCGGTCTTCGATGAACTCCGGGCGATGGAGACCGAGCTTGAGGGTCTCTATGCCGCGCTCGCCGAGCTCGATCCCGAGAGTGCCGAATACCAGACCGCGGCCGACCGCTTCTCGGAGATCGATTCCCGCTTCAGCGCCAACGATGGCTATGCTCTCGACGTCAAAGTCGGCACCGTGCTCAGCGGTCTTGGCTTCAGCAAAGAAGACTGGCAGCGGCGCACGGAGGAGTTCTCCGGCGGCTGGCAGATGCGCATCGCTCTAGCAAAACTTCTTCTGCAAAAGCCCGATCTACTGCTGCTCGACGAGCCGACCAACCATCTCGACCTCGAGACTCGTAACTGGTTAGAGGACTATCTTCGGACTTATCCGAAAGGCTTCATCCTGATCTCGCACGATCGCTATTTTCTCGATGTTACCGTCAACAAAATTATCGAGATCTGGAACAAGAACATCCACGTTTATCACGGGAACTACGAGAAATACCTGACGCAGAAGGCCGAGCGGCGGGCGCAGCTGGAGAATGCTTATAAGAACCAGCGCGATCAAATCGAACACCTGGAGGCCTTCATCAGCCGGTTCCGCTATCAGGCGACCAAGGCCAAGCAGGTGCAGAGCCGGATCAAGGAACTGGAGAAGATCGAGCGCATCGAGATCCCTGAAGATGAGCCGGTGATCCACTTCACCTTTCCTCAGCCGCCGCCTTCAGGCCGCACCGTCGTAGAGGTAAACCATCTTTCGAAGGATTACGGTCCCAAGCAGGTGCTCAAGGACGTGAGCTTCACCATCGACCGCGGCGATCGGATCGCTTTGGTCGGGGCGAATGGCGCGGGTAAGTCCACGTTGATTCGCATGCTCTCGGCGCAGGAAGGCCCGACCAGCGGCTCAATCAAGCTCGGACACAACGTGCTCGCAGAATATTTTGCACAGGACCAATACAAGGTGCTCAACCCGGAAGCGCGCATGCTCGACGACATCAGCGGCACCGCGCCGAAGATCGCGCAGACCGAGTTGCGCAGCCTGCTGGGGTGTTTTCTGTTCTCAGGCGACGATGCTTTCAAGAAGCTGGGAGTGCTTTCCGGCGGCGAGCGCAACCGTTATGCTTTGGCGCGGATTTTAGTCAGTCCGGCCAACTTTCTGCTGCTCGATGAGCCTACAAATCACCTCGATTTGCGTGCAAAAGATGTCCTTTTAGAGGCGGTTAGCTCGTTTACTGGAACGGTTATTTTCGTCTCCCACGACCGCTATTTCATCGATCGGGTCGCGACCCGGGTCTTTGAAGTCGAGGGCGGCCACGTGCATGTCTACCCCGGCAACTATGAGGACTACCTCTACCGTAAGGAAAATGGGCAGGCGATGAGCGGAGCTTTGCCATCGTCGAATGGATTCAAGCCGCCCGCCGCCGTGATCGCACCCCCGCCAGTGCCGGAGCCGGTGAAAGAAGCGAAAGACGTCAAACGCGTGAATCCGATCAAGCTGAAACAGATGCAAGACCGCTTCTGGTTTCTGGAAGAGGAGATCCCGCGCCTGGAAAGCTCCATTTCCACGACCGAAACAGCGCTGGGCAGCTTCACCACTTCGGAAGAGACGCACCGGTTGAGCCGCGAACTTGAAGCGCTGCGAGCCCAACACGCCGCTCTGAGCAGTGAGTGGGAAGAGTTGATGGTGCAATTGGAAGAGCAGTCAGCTGTCCTGTGA
- a CDS encoding FkbM family methyltransferase codes for MSLPGLLRHILDHPMNRGRSLGAISDFLSWQVRSRLVAGLRVIPFVNDSVLMVRRGMHGATLNIYCGLADFSEMSFLLHLLRPEDLFVDVGANVGSYTVLASAAIGARSIAFEPNPETLPGLAANIEANGIGDRVEIHQAGVGAKSGVLRFAANGTQTRIAPNGGASESIFQSPVTTLNETLAASTPALIKIDVEGFESDVLAGAGSVLGRPALLALIIENNEDCVAFGFASDQAHKTLVSYGFVAASYSPLERKLMLVEDCDPRPQNSIYVRSRSEVESRLRSAPAFRVRETLI; via the coding sequence GTGAGCCTGCCCGGTCTGCTGCGGCATATTCTGGATCACCCGATGAACCGGGGCCGCAGTCTGGGAGCAATAAGCGATTTTCTTTCCTGGCAGGTCCGAAGCCGCCTGGTTGCAGGTCTCCGAGTCATTCCTTTCGTGAATGACTCGGTGTTGATGGTGCGGCGTGGCATGCATGGCGCCACACTGAACATCTATTGCGGACTGGCGGATTTCAGCGAGATGAGCTTTCTGCTGCATCTGCTCCGCCCTGAAGATCTTTTTGTGGATGTGGGCGCGAACGTCGGCAGCTACACCGTGTTAGCGTCGGCCGCAATCGGCGCCCGATCGATTGCCTTTGAACCCAACCCCGAAACTCTGCCAGGGTTGGCTGCCAATATCGAGGCGAATGGGATCGGAGATCGGGTTGAGATCCACCAGGCGGGAGTGGGGGCCAAGTCTGGAGTTCTGCGCTTTGCCGCAAATGGTACCCAAACCCGCATCGCCCCGAATGGCGGGGCCTCTGAGTCCATCTTCCAATCGCCGGTAACGACATTAAACGAGACCCTCGCGGCATCCACTCCCGCGCTGATCAAAATCGACGTTGAAGGCTTTGAGAGCGATGTCCTCGCCGGCGCTGGCAGTGTGCTTGGTCGTCCTGCGCTACTCGCGCTGATCATCGAGAACAACGAGGACTGTGTGGCTTTCGGCTTCGCGTCCGACCAGGCACACAAGACCCTGGTCTCGTATGGATTTGTGGCTGCTTCCTATTCACCGTTGGAGCGAAAGCTGATGCTGGTCGAGGATTGCGATCCGCGTCCCCAGAATTCGATCTACGTGCGGAGCCGATCCGAAGTCGAGTCGCGACTGCGCTCCGCTCCAGCTTTTCGCGTGAGAGAAACCCTGATTTAG
- a CDS encoding energy transducer TonB, with product MFELPIRTPVQRRIILSVVVHGLLLALLLRPTGAVRYRASLPGTSHGTRIELSYLPGGTASSPPAPKRKSAPVRPAKPKLTLPATAPAPVLTNEATSASTGKSGTEANDALGNEDIQIALTTYSPSPKPDLSRLPRGAQGDVVIDITIDPTGKVADLQILQSLGYGVEGMVADTVRGWKFRPATKDGIPVASIQELHFHYGPA from the coding sequence ATGTTTGAACTTCCGATTCGAACTCCAGTGCAGCGACGGATCATCTTGTCAGTGGTCGTTCATGGCCTCTTACTCGCTCTTCTTCTAAGGCCGACTGGAGCCGTGCGTTATCGAGCTTCGCTGCCCGGCACCTCTCACGGTACTCGGATCGAACTATCCTACCTGCCCGGCGGAACCGCTTCATCGCCACCCGCACCCAAACGGAAGTCAGCTCCGGTTCGCCCCGCGAAACCTAAATTGACGCTGCCTGCAACAGCACCGGCGCCCGTGCTGACGAACGAAGCCACCTCTGCTAGTACCGGCAAGTCCGGCACCGAAGCCAACGACGCTCTCGGGAACGAAGACATCCAGATCGCTCTTACCACTTACTCTCCAAGTCCGAAACCGGATCTCTCGCGCCTTCCCCGCGGCGCCCAAGGCGATGTGGTCATCGATATCACCATCGATCCAACCGGGAAAGTTGCCGATCTGCAGATTCTTCAATCACTTGGATATGGTGTGGAAGGCATGGTAGCGGACACCGTACGAGGTTGGAAGTTTCGGCCAGCCACCAAGGATGGCATTCCGGTAGCCTCGATCCAGGAACTTCATTTTCACTATGGACCGGCCTAG